Proteins encoded by one window of Vitis vinifera cultivar Pinot Noir 40024 chromosome 10, ASM3070453v1:
- the LOC100264549 gene encoding wall-associated receptor kinase 5 isoform X1 has protein sequence MRMLLQLLVSVHLITIIIFFVFIPQEAGASLTKPGCPEKCGNITIPYPFGMGKGCYLHRDFKITCNMSSDPPLPLLPQEVQLLQISGDKLRINDIAYRSCFNNQSGKTDSSYVSYNRTHHFSYSFTHNKFIAIGCDIFAYITGHNSTAYATGCASLCNTGNDITAGFSSSACSGIGCCRTYLQTDIASFYLRIRSINMITPTWSSEPCGLAFIAERNFSIREHFNLSSKFDKNLYFVPAVLDWSVGEVSCHEAIRRKNYACGQNTYCNNSIQGRGYNCHCLNGYQGNPYLANGCQDINECNDPKQNACHKIAICSNIPGSYSCTCPAGYHGDGKTNGTGCIPGKRKHLLALVFSLGVGITVVPLILIATGLWLYRRLKEREKKKIKQEFFKKNGGLLLQQQISSSKESVEKTKLYSVEELERATDGFNSSRVIGKGGLGTVYKGMLSDGSIVAIKKSNTVDEKQLDQFVNEVFILSQINHRHIVRLLGCCLETEVPLLVYEYVSNGTLFHHLHEEGHASTLSWKNRLRIGSEIAGALAYLHSYASIAICHRDIKSRNILLDENLRAVVSDFGLSRSIPLDKTHLTALVQGTFGYLDPDYFHSGQFTDKSDVYAFGVVLAELLTGEQAISSDRSEQGLANHFRSAMKQNRLFEILDNQVVNEGQKEEIFAVAKLAKRCLKLNGKKRPTMKQIDIDLQQLGRFQEQLSFQKTKIQEPSLQQQTCQDYFTVSETSHSYTFGAVTEEIIHDDEDYLS, from the exons ATGAGGATGCTTCTGCAATTGCTAGTATCAGTTCATCTTATCacaatcatcatcttctttgtATTTATACCACAAGAAGCAGGGGCATCTTTGACCAAGCCTGGCTGCCCAGAGAAATGCGGGAACATTACCATTCCATATCCATTTGGCATGGGAAAAGGCTGTTACCTTCATAGAGATTTTAAGATTACATGCAACATGTCCTCCGATCCGCCTCTTCCACTTCTTCCCCAAGAAGTTCAACTTTTGCAGATATCAGGAGACAAACTGCGCATCAATGATATTGCTTATCGTAGCTGTTTTAACAACCAATCAGGGAAGACTGATTCATCATATGTATCATATAATAGAACTCATCATTTCAGTTACTCCTTCACTCACAATAAGTTCATAGCCATTGGGTGTGACATATTTGCTTATATCACTGGGCACAACAGTACAGCATATGCAACCGGGTGTGCTTCGCTTTGTAATACTGGTAATGACATCACTGCTGGTTTTTCCTCTTCTGCTTGCTCAGGCATTGGTTGCTGCAGGACTTATCTCCAAACAGATATTGCATCTTTTTATCTCCGGATTCGCAGCATCAACATGATCACACCAACCTGGTCTTCTGAGCCATGTGGCCTTGCTTTCATAGCAGAGAGGAACTTCTCTATACGTGAACATTTTAACCTCTCTAGTAAATTTGACAAGAATTTGTATTTTGTCCCAGCAGTACTTGACTGGTCAGTTGGGGAAGTCTCTTGCCATGAAGCtatcagaagaaaaaactaTGCATGCGGCCAGAACACTTATTGCAACAACTCCATCCAGGGTCGGGGGTATAATTGTCACTGCCTTAACGGTTACCAAGGGAACCCCTACCTTGCAAATGGCTGCCAAG ATATTAACGAATGCAACGACCCAAAACAAAATGCTTGCCACAAGATAGCTATTTGCAGTAACATCCCTGGCAGTTACTCATGCACTTGCCCAGCTGGTTACCATGGAGATGGCAAGACAAATGGAACTGGGTGCATACCTGGCAAGCGTAAACATTTGCTAGCACTGGTATTTTCTTTAG GTGTGGGGATTACTGTTGTTCCCTTGATCCTAATTGCTACGGGCCTATGGTTATACCGAAGACTtaaggaaagagagaaaaagaaaataaaacaggaGTTCTTCAAGAAGAATGGTGGTCTGCTATTGCAACAGCAAATTTCTTCAAGCAAAGAAAGCGTAGAAAAAACAAAACTGTATTCGGTAGAAGAGTTGGAGAGAGCAACAGATGGCTTCAATTCAAGTCGAGTCATTGGTAAGGGAGGCCTTGGCACAGTATACAAAGGGATGTTATCAGATGGAAGCATTGTAGCCATTAAGAAATCCAATACTGTTGATGAAAAGCAGTTGGACCAGTTCGTCAATGAAGTTTTCATTCTTTCACAGATCAACCATAGACACATAGTAAGATTGTTAGGTTGTTGTCTGGAGACTGAAGTACCTTTGCTGGTTTATGAATATGTCTCCAATGGCACCCTCTTCCACCATCTTCATGAAGAGGGCCATGCATCTACATTATCTTGGAAAAACCGGCTGCGAATTGGGAGTGAAATTGCCGGAGCCCTGGCATATTTGCACTCATATGCTTCTATAGCCATCTGTCACAGGGATATCAAGTCCAGGAACATATTGTTGGATGAAAACCTCCGGGCAGTAGTTTCTGACTTCGGACTTTCAAGGTCAATACCCCTTGACAAAACTCACTTAACTGCATTGGTACAAGGGACATTTGGTTACTTGGATCCTGATTATTTTCATTCAGGTCAATTTACAGATAAAAGTGATGTGTATGCCTTCGGCGTAGTCCTTGCTGAACTTCTGACAGGAGAGCAAGCCATTTCCTCGGATAGATCTGAACAAGGTCTAGCAAATCATTTTAGATCAGCAATGAAACAAAATCGTCTCTTTGAAATTCTTGATAACCAAGTTGTAAATGAAGGACAGAAGGAGGAGATTTTCGCCGTTGCTAAGCTTGCTAAGAGATGCCTAAAGTTGAATGGGAAAAAAAGGCCAACCATGAAACAAATTGATATAGACCTCCAACAATTGGGCAGATTTCAGGAGCAGTTGTCTTTTCAGAAGACAAAGATTCAAGAGCCTTCGTTGCAGCAGCAAACATGCCAGGACTACTTCACAGTAAGTGAAACATCCCATTCCTACACATTTGGTGCAGTTACAGAAGAAATAATTCATGACGATGAGGACTACCTTTCCTAA
- the LOC100264549 gene encoding putative wall-associated receptor kinase-like 11 isoform X2, translating into MRMLLQLLVSVHLITIIIFFVFIPQEAGASLTKPGCPEKCGNITIPYPFGMGKGCYLHRDFKITCNMSSDPPLPLLPQEVQLLQISGDKLRINDIAYRSCFNNQSGKTDSSYVSYNRTHHFSYSFTHNKFIAIGCDIFAYITGHNSTAYATGCASLCNTVLDWSVGEVSCHEAIRRKNYACGQNTYCNNSIQGRGYNCHCLNGYQGNPYLANGCQDINECNDPKQNACHKIAICSNIPGSYSCTCPAGYHGDGKTNGTGCIPGKRKHLLALVFSLGVGITVVPLILIATGLWLYRRLKEREKKKIKQEFFKKNGGLLLQQQISSSKESVEKTKLYSVEELERATDGFNSSRVIGKGGLGTVYKGMLSDGSIVAIKKSNTVDEKQLDQFVNEVFILSQINHRHIVRLLGCCLETEVPLLVYEYVSNGTLFHHLHEEGHASTLSWKNRLRIGSEIAGALAYLHSYASIAICHRDIKSRNILLDENLRAVVSDFGLSRSIPLDKTHLTALVQGTFGYLDPDYFHSGQFTDKSDVYAFGVVLAELLTGEQAISSDRSEQGLANHFRSAMKQNRLFEILDNQVVNEGQKEEIFAVAKLAKRCLKLNGKKRPTMKQIDIDLQQLGRFQEQLSFQKTKIQEPSLQQQTCQDYFTVSETSHSYTFGAVTEEIIHDDEDYLS; encoded by the exons ATGAGGATGCTTCTGCAATTGCTAGTATCAGTTCATCTTATCacaatcatcatcttctttgtATTTATACCACAAGAAGCAGGGGCATCTTTGACCAAGCCTGGCTGCCCAGAGAAATGCGGGAACATTACCATTCCATATCCATTTGGCATGGGAAAAGGCTGTTACCTTCATAGAGATTTTAAGATTACATGCAACATGTCCTCCGATCCGCCTCTTCCACTTCTTCCCCAAGAAGTTCAACTTTTGCAGATATCAGGAGACAAACTGCGCATCAATGATATTGCTTATCGTAGCTGTTTTAACAACCAATCAGGGAAGACTGATTCATCATATGTATCATATAATAGAACTCATCATTTCAGTTACTCCTTCACTCACAATAAGTTCATAGCCATTGGGTGTGACATATTTGCTTATATCACTGGGCACAACAGTACAGCATATGCAACCGGGTGTGCTTCGCTTTGTAATACTG TACTTGACTGGTCAGTTGGGGAAGTCTCTTGCCATGAAGCtatcagaagaaaaaactaTGCATGCGGCCAGAACACTTATTGCAACAACTCCATCCAGGGTCGGGGGTATAATTGTCACTGCCTTAACGGTTACCAAGGGAACCCCTACCTTGCAAATGGCTGCCAAG ATATTAACGAATGCAACGACCCAAAACAAAATGCTTGCCACAAGATAGCTATTTGCAGTAACATCCCTGGCAGTTACTCATGCACTTGCCCAGCTGGTTACCATGGAGATGGCAAGACAAATGGAACTGGGTGCATACCTGGCAAGCGTAAACATTTGCTAGCACTGGTATTTTCTTTAG GTGTGGGGATTACTGTTGTTCCCTTGATCCTAATTGCTACGGGCCTATGGTTATACCGAAGACTtaaggaaagagagaaaaagaaaataaaacaggaGTTCTTCAAGAAGAATGGTGGTCTGCTATTGCAACAGCAAATTTCTTCAAGCAAAGAAAGCGTAGAAAAAACAAAACTGTATTCGGTAGAAGAGTTGGAGAGAGCAACAGATGGCTTCAATTCAAGTCGAGTCATTGGTAAGGGAGGCCTTGGCACAGTATACAAAGGGATGTTATCAGATGGAAGCATTGTAGCCATTAAGAAATCCAATACTGTTGATGAAAAGCAGTTGGACCAGTTCGTCAATGAAGTTTTCATTCTTTCACAGATCAACCATAGACACATAGTAAGATTGTTAGGTTGTTGTCTGGAGACTGAAGTACCTTTGCTGGTTTATGAATATGTCTCCAATGGCACCCTCTTCCACCATCTTCATGAAGAGGGCCATGCATCTACATTATCTTGGAAAAACCGGCTGCGAATTGGGAGTGAAATTGCCGGAGCCCTGGCATATTTGCACTCATATGCTTCTATAGCCATCTGTCACAGGGATATCAAGTCCAGGAACATATTGTTGGATGAAAACCTCCGGGCAGTAGTTTCTGACTTCGGACTTTCAAGGTCAATACCCCTTGACAAAACTCACTTAACTGCATTGGTACAAGGGACATTTGGTTACTTGGATCCTGATTATTTTCATTCAGGTCAATTTACAGATAAAAGTGATGTGTATGCCTTCGGCGTAGTCCTTGCTGAACTTCTGACAGGAGAGCAAGCCATTTCCTCGGATAGATCTGAACAAGGTCTAGCAAATCATTTTAGATCAGCAATGAAACAAAATCGTCTCTTTGAAATTCTTGATAACCAAGTTGTAAATGAAGGACAGAAGGAGGAGATTTTCGCCGTTGCTAAGCTTGCTAAGAGATGCCTAAAGTTGAATGGGAAAAAAAGGCCAACCATGAAACAAATTGATATAGACCTCCAACAATTGGGCAGATTTCAGGAGCAGTTGTCTTTTCAGAAGACAAAGATTCAAGAGCCTTCGTTGCAGCAGCAAACATGCCAGGACTACTTCACAGTAAGTGAAACATCCCATTCCTACACATTTGGTGCAGTTACAGAAGAAATAATTCATGACGATGAGGACTACCTTTCCTAA